GCAGCGCGCATCGTCGGGCTCGATGCCGGCGTGCGCATCGCACACGCGATGGAAGACTGCCTGGTGGCCGCGCAAGGCGGCATGCCGCTGGCCGCCGCGCACATCGACGCGCTGCTGCAGGGTACCGACCTGCTGCTGCGCATCGGCCATCCGCCCGGCGGCGATCCAGGCTGGGCCGACGCTGCCGGCCGCGCCGAGATCGATGCGGTGGTGCAGCGGCTGGGCACGCTGGACGGCGGCCTGGCCTTGCCGCCTGCCACCGCTCCGATGGCCGCGCCCTCGACCGTGCAGGCAGGCGACGCGCCCGCCGTGCCACCTGCGCCATCCGCACCCGTCCCGCGGCCGCAGGCAGTGGAGACCCTGCCGCAGCCGACCGCCGCCGGCGAGGCGCAGGAACGCATGCTGCGCGTCAGTGCCGATGCCCTGGACCAGCTGCTGGCGCTGTCCGGCGAGGCCATGGTCGAATCGCACTGGCTGCGGCCTTTCAGCCAGGCGCTGCAGAAGGCCAGGCGCCAGCAGGCGCGCGCCCTTCGCGTCGCCGACGCGCTGCAGGACGCGCTGCAGGACACGCTCGGGGACAACGCCGGCGCGCGCGCGGCGCTGGCCGAGTTGCGCCAGCTGCTCGACGACGGGCATGGCGAGCTGTCGCGGCGGGCCGATGAATTCGACCAGTACGACCACCGTGCCACGCGCCTTGCGCGCCGGCTCTACGACAGCGCACTGGGTTCGCGCATGCGCCCGCTGGCGGATGGCCTGACCGGCTACGCGCGCATGGTCCGCGACCTGGGGCGCACGCTGGGCAAGTCCGTGCACCTGGAACTGGTCGGCGCCGGCACCCAGGTCGACCGTGACATCCTGGAAGCGCTCGACGCCCCGCTCGCCCACTTGCTGCGCAACGCCGTGGACCACGGCATCGAGCCGCCCGCGGTGCGCCAGGCACAGGGCAAGCCCGCCGAAGGCCGCGTCACGCTGCAGGCGCGCCACAACGCCGGCCGGCTGGTGATCGAGATCTTCGACGACGGCGCCGGCGTGGACCTGGACGCGCTGCGGCGCGCGATCGTGCGCCGCGGCCTGGCCTCGGAAGACACCGCGGCGCGGTTGTCGCAAGCGGAGTTGCTCGATTTCCTGCTGCTGCCCGGCTTCAGCATGCGCGACACCGTGTCGGACGTCTCCGGCCGCGGCGTGGGGCTGGACGCGGTGCAGGAGATGGTGCGACGCGTGCGCGGCAGCCTGCGCCTGACGCAGCAGCCCGGACAGGGCCTGCATTTCCAGCTCGAGCTGCCGCTGACGCTGTCGGTGGTGCGCACGCTGCTGGTCGAGGTCGCGGGCGAGGCCTATGCCTTCCCGCTCGGGCGCGTGCTGCGCGCCACCGCGGTCGGGCGCGCGCAGATCGAGCAGACCGAAGGCCACCAGCATTTCCGCCATGAGGGCCGCGCCGTCGGCCTGGTCAGCGCGGCGCAGGTGCTGCAGCGGCCGGAGAGCGCCGCGCCCGAGCACGACGACGTGCAGGTGATCGTCGTCGGCGAGGGCGAACGCACCTACGGCATCGCGGTCGACCGCATGCTGGGCGAGCGGCTGCTGGTGGTGCAGCCACTGCCCGCCGCGCTGGGCAAGGTGAAAGACATTGCCGCCGGCAGCCTGACCGACGACGGCACGCCAGTGCTGATCTTCGATGTGGAGGACCTGCTGCGCTCGGTCGAGAAGCTGGTCTCCGAAGGCCGCATCGAAGGCGTGCGCCAGGCCGCCGAAGCCAGCGTGCAGTCGCGCGCGCGGCGCGTGCTGGTGGTGGACGACTCGCTTACCGTGCGCGAGCTGCAGCGCAAGCTGCTGGCCGGGCGCGGCTACGATGTCGCGGTGGCGGTCGACGGCATGGACGGCTGGAACGTGCTGCGCGCCGAGCCCTTCGACCTGGTCATTACCGACATCGACATGCCGCGCATGGACGGCATCGAGCTGGTGAGCAGGATCCGCCATGATGCCGCGCTGCGCCAGCTGCCGGTGATGGTGGTGTCGTACAAGGACCGCGAACAGGACCGCCAGCGCGGCCTGGAAGCAGGCGCGGACTACTATCTGGCCAAGGGCAGTTTCCACGACGCCGCGCTGCTCGACGCGGTGCAGGACCTGATCGGCGAGGCACGCTCATGAAAATCGGCATCGTCAACGATTCCCCGCTCGCGGTCGCCGCGCTGCGCCGCGCCATCGCGCTGGACCCCGCCTTCGAGGTCGCCTGGGTCGCCGGCGACGGCGAACAGGCCGTGCAGATGGCGGCGGCCCGCACGCCCGACCTGATCCTGATGGACCTGCTGATGCCAGTGATGGACGGCGTCGAGGCCACGCGCCGCATCATGGCGGCCACGCCTTGCGCGATCGTGGTCGTCACCATGGATCTCGGCCGCAATGCCGCGCAGGTGTTCGACGCGATGGGACACGGGGCCATCGACGCGGTCGATACGCCCACGCTGGCGGAAGCCGATGCGCAGCTCGCGGCCGGCCCGCTGCTGCGCAAGATGCGCAATATCGGCCGGCTGCTGGCGGGCCGCGTGGCCCCGCAGCACACACTGCAAGCCGCCCCGCGCGCGCTGACCGCGCCGCGGCTGGTAGCGATCGGCGCTTCCGCCGGCGGCCCCGCCGCGCTGGCGACGTTGCTGGGCGCGCTGCCGGCCGACTTCGGCGCGGCGGTGGTGGCCGTGCAGCACGTCGACGAGGCCTTTGCCGCCGGCATGGCCGACTGGCTCGATGGCCAGTGCGCGCTGCCGGTGCGCATCGCCCGCGCCGGCGACACGCCGCAGGCCGGCACGGTGTTGCTGGCCGGCACCAACGACCACCTGCGCCTGGCCAGCCCGACGCGCATGGTCTATACCGAGCAGCCGTGCGACTACTTGTACCGGCCCTCCATCGATGTTTTTTTTGAAAGCGTGGTCGAACACTGGCGCGGCGACGTGGTCGGCGTGCTGTTGACCGGCATGGGCCGCGACGGCGCGCTCGGCCTGAAAGCGATGCGCGACCGGGGCTTCCTGACGATCGCACAGGATCGCGCCACCAGCGCGGTGTACGGCATGCCGAAAGCGGCGGCGACAATCGGCGCGGCCGCCGAGATCCTGCCGCTGAACCGCATCGCGCCGCGGCTGGTGCAGGCATGCGGGCGCAGCGGCCTGCCGGCCCCCATGCCGTCTCCCTTGCCCTGAGCGCCCCTGAACACGCTGAGCGCCACCAGACCGTTCGACGACATCCCGCCCGGCAGCGGGACCGAATACCCAGGATTACAGCATGCAACCCCAATACCCTGCCTCTTCACCCAATGCGGCCGCCACGGCTGCCACGCCTGGCACCACACAGGACTACCAGGTCATGGTGCTGCTGGTGGACGACCAGGCCATGGTCGGCGAAGCGGTGCGCCGTGCGCTGTCCACCGAGCCCGACATCGATTTTCACTATTGCTCGCAGCCCGACGAGGCCGTCGCCGTGGCGCAGCGCACCCGCCCCACGGTGATCCTGCAGGACCTGGTCATGCCGGGCGTGGACGGACTGACGCTGGTCCGCCACTATCGCGAGAACGCCGCCACGCGCGATATCCCGATCATCGTGCTGTCGACCAAGGAAGAGGCCTCGATGAAAAGCGCGGCCTTCGCCGCCGGCGCCAACGACTACCTGGTCAAGCTGCCCGACAGCATCGAGCTGATCGCGCGCATCCGCTACCACTCGCGCTCGTACCTGAACCTGCTGCAACGCGACGAAGCCTACCGTGCGCTGCGGCAAAGCCAGCAGCAGTTGCTCGAAACCAACCTGGAACTGCAGCGGCTGACCAACTCGGACGGCCTCACCGGGCTCTCCAATCGCCGCTACTTCGACGAGTACCTCGGTGCGGAATGGCGTCGCGCGCAGCGCGAGCAAACGCAGCTGGCGCTGGTGATGATCGATGTCGACGCCTTCAAGGCCTACAACGATACCTATGGCCACGTCGCCGGCGACGACGTGCTGCGGCGCGTGGCCGCGGTGATCAAGGACAACTGCGCGCGGCCCTCTGACCTGCCCGCGCGCTTCGGCGGCGAAGAGTTCGCGATGGTGCTGCCGGGCACCTCGCCCGGCGGCGTGCGGCTGCTGGCCGAGAAAGTCCGCCGCGCGGTGCAGGGCCTTGCCATCGCGCACAGCGGCTCGCCCACCAGCGATTGCGTGACCGTCAGCATCGGCGGCGCGCTGCTGGTACCGCAGGCCGGCGAGCCGTCGAGCCGGCTGGTGGAAGTCGCCGATGCGGGTCTTTACCAGGCCAAGCGCAACGGGCGCAACCAGGTCATGATGTCGCTGCCGCACGGATGAGTCCGATCGCGCCAAAACCATTGCCTTAATGACGGCGTCAATCTGGCGCCTCGCCCCTTGCAACAACCGGTTACACAGTAGTTGCCGCGGGCCCGCACAAGCCTGCGCGTCGGGCCGCCAGCCGCCACCCTATGCCCGCTCACGCTTTGCCGCATTTCGGACGGATTTTGGGCACTGTGGCTTGTGGGATTCCTCCGACAGGGAATTCGGAACCGCGCGCCTGTCTCGCACCACCCTTCATACCTATCGTTGCATCACGGCACGCGCGTTCTTCAACGCGTCTGCAACCCACGCAGAAAGCCAACTGGCCACGCTATCGGCGCTCCCGTCCCGCGGCATGGGCCAGATCGTCTCTGAATCCAACGGTAAGAGGTGACCCATGTTCCGATCCAAGACCAGCCTTATCCTCGGCCTCGCGCTGGCCGCAACGGCAATCCTGTCCGCCTGCGGCGGCGGCGGCGATGACGGTATCGACGATCGCGTCGGCCTGAGCAAGCCGACCATCCGCGCGATCCATGCGGTCACCGGCGGTCCCAACGTCGACATCCGGCAGAACGGCGCGCTGACCAGCTTCACCAACAAGCCGTACAAGTTCGTCTCGACTTACTTCAACGTTGAAACCGGCAACCAGCTGATCTCGTTCAACACGGCTGGCACGCAGACCGAACTCGGCCGCGCAGTCGTGACGGCAGCGACCGGCCACAAGTACACGGTGGTTGCCCTGCCTGGCGCCACGGGGGCCGAAGTGCTGCAGATCGATGATCCGTTCGAGAAGGGCCTGCTGTCCAACAAGGCGCGCGTGCGCACGCTGAACGCTTCGTTCAATGCCCAGGCAGTTGACTTCTACCTGACCATGCCGGCGATCGATATCAACTCGGTGGGTCCGAACTTTAGCAACGTGGGGTACAAGCAGGCAGCGCCCGCTTCAGGCGTTGACTCGGTCGACATGGACGGCGGCACCTATCGCCTGCGCATCACGGCGGCAGGGACCAAGACCGTGATCTTTGATTCCGGCGCGCTGACGCTGGACAACAACGCCGACTGGCTGATCACCACCATTCCGGTCGACGGCATCGGCGCAACCGTGCCGAACAAGATCAAGGTGCTGGTGGCGCGTGGCAACGACGAATCGCAGGCCGGCCTGGAGCTGGTCACGCAATAACGCAACAAGCAAGCATCCCCTTGCCTGTGCCATGCGCGCAGGCAAGCGCTGCAGGCCGGTCCACAGGACCGGCCTGCTTTCATTCCATGCACTCGGTCCGGCCGCGACTGACGACATTCGGGTGCCGAGCCTGTACGCTATGGGGGGAACGTGCGTGGCGACGCTGCCCGTTGCGGCAATTCGCGCGCTGCTTCCTGCACACATCCTTCGGGGAGATTGAGACATGGCCATCCAGCTCAACCACACCATCGTGTTTTCCCATGACAAGAAGGTATCCGCCGACTTCCTTTGCGAGATCCTCGGACGCCCCGAGGCGGTGCCGTTCGGGCCATTTCTCGGAGTCCGGCTCGACAACGGCGTCACCCTGGACTTCATGGACGCCGAAGGCGATGTTGCCCTGCAACACTATGCCTTCCTGCTCAGCGATGCCGAGTTCGACCAGAGTTTTGCCCGCATCCGCGCGCGCAACCTGATGTACTGGGCCGACCCGTACCGCCGGCGGCCAGAAGAAGTCAACACCGACGATGGCGGGCGCCGGGTCTATTTCGAAGACCCGAGCAAGCATTTCCTGGAGATCTTTACGAGGGAATGACGAGCAGAAGGGCTTGCCCGTCAGCCCTGCTCGCCCTCCTCCGGTGCCAGCTCGGCCTTCAGCACCGCAAGGTGCGAGATGTACTGCTCCAGCTCGGCGCGCCCGCGCTCCGTAATGCAGTAGACACGGCCGCTGCCTTCCACCAGTTCGGCGGTGATGGCACGCGCCATCATCAGGCTGCGCAGCACCGGGCGCAGCGAGCGGATGTTCTTGTCGATGCCCCGCTCGCGCAGGCGCTCGACCAGGTTCAGGACCGTCGCAGGGCTCGACTGCACGAGCTTCAGGACGTAGATACGTGAGAAAAACCGGTCAAATGTTGGCGGTTTCATGGGCGCTGTCGGCGCACCCGATGGTGCGGGAATCCTGATCATCATGCGCAGCCCATGACTGCTGCCGCAGTCGGGCACTCTCTTGTCGGCGGACCGGCTTCGGCCAGGGGCCGCGGTCCAAAGAAAAACGGGGTGCACAGAGGCACCCCGAAACGCTTGCGTTGTGATGCGCCGTCTCGGGTGAACCGTTCCGACGGCGCAATCCCGGGGGCGCGCGACGCTATTCTTCCTGGAACGCCTCTTCGCGCTTGGCCTTGATCGACGGCAGGGCCACCACCGCCACCAGTGCGGCAGCCGCGATCAGCAGGCCGACCGACAGCGGACGTGTCACGAACACGGTGAAGTCGCCACGCGACAGCAGCAGCGA
This genomic window from Cupriavidus sp. P-10 contains:
- a CDS encoding hybrid sensor histidine kinase/response regulator; the encoded protein is MNPEQLRDASLLELFALEAESQAEILNAGLLALERNPAAAEHLEACMRAAHSLKGAARIVGLDAGVRIAHAMEDCLVAAQGGMPLAAAHIDALLQGTDLLLRIGHPPGGDPGWADAAGRAEIDAVVQRLGTLDGGLALPPATAPMAAPSTVQAGDAPAVPPAPSAPVPRPQAVETLPQPTAAGEAQERMLRVSADALDQLLALSGEAMVESHWLRPFSQALQKARRQQARALRVADALQDALQDTLGDNAGARAALAELRQLLDDGHGELSRRADEFDQYDHRATRLARRLYDSALGSRMRPLADGLTGYARMVRDLGRTLGKSVHLELVGAGTQVDRDILEALDAPLAHLLRNAVDHGIEPPAVRQAQGKPAEGRVTLQARHNAGRLVIEIFDDGAGVDLDALRRAIVRRGLASEDTAARLSQAELLDFLLLPGFSMRDTVSDVSGRGVGLDAVQEMVRRVRGSLRLTQQPGQGLHFQLELPLTLSVVRTLLVEVAGEAYAFPLGRVLRATAVGRAQIEQTEGHQHFRHEGRAVGLVSAAQVLQRPESAAPEHDDVQVIVVGEGERTYGIAVDRMLGERLLVVQPLPAALGKVKDIAAGSLTDDGTPVLIFDVEDLLRSVEKLVSEGRIEGVRQAAEASVQSRARRVLVVDDSLTVRELQRKLLAGRGYDVAVAVDGMDGWNVLRAEPFDLVITDIDMPRMDGIELVSRIRHDAALRQLPVMVVSYKDREQDRQRGLEAGADYYLAKGSFHDAALLDAVQDLIGEARS
- a CDS encoding chemotaxis response regulator protein-glutamate methylesterase encodes the protein MKIGIVNDSPLAVAALRRAIALDPAFEVAWVAGDGEQAVQMAAARTPDLILMDLLMPVMDGVEATRRIMAATPCAIVVVTMDLGRNAAQVFDAMGHGAIDAVDTPTLAEADAQLAAGPLLRKMRNIGRLLAGRVAPQHTLQAAPRALTAPRLVAIGASAGGPAALATLLGALPADFGAAVVAVQHVDEAFAAGMADWLDGQCALPVRIARAGDTPQAGTVLLAGTNDHLRLASPTRMVYTEQPCDYLYRPSIDVFFESVVEHWRGDVVGVLLTGMGRDGALGLKAMRDRGFLTIAQDRATSAVYGMPKAAATIGAAAEILPLNRIAPRLVQACGRSGLPAPMPSPLP
- a CDS encoding response regulator — encoded protein: MQPQYPASSPNAAATAATPGTTQDYQVMVLLVDDQAMVGEAVRRALSTEPDIDFHYCSQPDEAVAVAQRTRPTVILQDLVMPGVDGLTLVRHYRENAATRDIPIIVLSTKEEASMKSAAFAAGANDYLVKLPDSIELIARIRYHSRSYLNLLQRDEAYRALRQSQQQLLETNLELQRLTNSDGLTGLSNRRYFDEYLGAEWRRAQREQTQLALVMIDVDAFKAYNDTYGHVAGDDVLRRVAAVIKDNCARPSDLPARFGGEEFAMVLPGTSPGGVRLLAEKVRRAVQGLAIAHSGSPTSDCVTVSIGGALLVPQAGEPSSRLVEVADAGLYQAKRNGRNQVMMSLPHG
- a CDS encoding DUF4397 domain-containing protein, whose protein sequence is MFRSKTSLILGLALAATAILSACGGGGDDGIDDRVGLSKPTIRAIHAVTGGPNVDIRQNGALTSFTNKPYKFVSTYFNVETGNQLISFNTAGTQTELGRAVVTAATGHKYTVVALPGATGAEVLQIDDPFEKGLLSNKARVRTLNASFNAQAVDFYLTMPAIDINSVGPNFSNVGYKQAAPASGVDSVDMDGGTYRLRITAAGTKTVIFDSGALTLDNNADWLITTIPVDGIGATVPNKIKVLVARGNDESQAGLELVTQ
- a CDS encoding VOC family protein; translated protein: MAIQLNHTIVFSHDKKVSADFLCEILGRPEAVPFGPFLGVRLDNGVTLDFMDAEGDVALQHYAFLLSDAEFDQSFARIRARNLMYWADPYRRRPEEVNTDDGGRRVYFEDPSKHFLEIFTRE
- a CDS encoding helix-turn-helix transcriptional regulator: MKPPTFDRFFSRIYVLKLVQSSPATVLNLVERLRERGIDKNIRSLRPVLRSLMMARAITAELVEGSGRVYCITERGRAELEQYISHLAVLKAELAPEEGEQG